A window of Polaribacter litorisediminis contains these coding sequences:
- a CDS encoding serine hydrolase — MKKSIVVLVTLILSFSGFSQENSNFKLEDKINEVFQSYAHYNRFIGNVLISKENKIIYNKSFGFADVEKNKKNSKKSIFSIASVTKPLTAVGIMKLVEEGKLSLETPISTFYPNFIPEYSKKITIRHLLNHSSGMQANIGRIDDQGNGLMPGENAITIDELLEKFKDSKLKFEPGKGYEYNNFGYTLLANIIEKVTGKSYADYMEETIFEPASMKNTAVNTYKKLRYKAYSHIGLGMQSFKKLDYPIHTSWIKGAGNINATAKDLYNFMTALENGTLLKPLYTDKIYSNTQPTGYNDTRYGFGWRIENKGGEKWINHTGLLPGTASIIGFLPEKNIKIIILSNATTTDLISESTFQGKNQFVDGAIIDNLIKIIQNKAPELLPIAVKSKNKKVKNSKKTYSLDNEHSLMITKEDDSYLLKTIGEEPWSIFTYQFSRNAAKNNKASEAALFFANAMSTQNFEGLAKYGNDEMKGFLGSDQGVNQLKGMWDYFIKQAGTFKSYNIYKIIGEKNKNVHVRFHFEKEDVGFVLGLNASNKIQGMFMDDAIKTSTIASVKLIPIHENEFFINGHQNEGMQDLRIKVSEKGMILIDGNIEFNAQILKY; from the coding sequence ATGAAAAAATCAATCGTAGTTTTAGTTACATTAATCCTTAGTTTTAGTGGATTTAGTCAAGAGAATTCTAACTTTAAATTAGAAGATAAAATCAACGAAGTGTTTCAAAGTTATGCGCACTATAATCGTTTTATAGGAAATGTACTCATAAGTAAAGAGAACAAAATTATTTACAATAAAAGTTTTGGGTTTGCTGATGTAGAAAAGAACAAAAAGAATTCTAAAAAATCGATTTTTAGTATTGCTTCTGTAACCAAACCATTAACAGCAGTAGGGATTATGAAGTTGGTTGAAGAAGGTAAGCTTTCATTGGAAACGCCTATTAGTACTTTTTATCCAAATTTTATTCCAGAGTATTCAAAAAAAATCACAATTCGTCATTTACTAAATCATAGTTCAGGAATGCAGGCAAATATTGGGAGGATAGATGATCAAGGTAATGGTTTAATGCCTGGAGAAAATGCAATTACTATAGATGAACTTTTGGAAAAATTTAAAGATTCAAAATTAAAATTTGAACCAGGAAAAGGATATGAGTACAATAACTTTGGTTATACACTTTTAGCTAATATAATTGAAAAAGTAACTGGTAAATCTTATGCTGATTATATGGAAGAAACCATATTTGAGCCAGCCAGTATGAAAAACACTGCTGTAAATACGTATAAAAAACTAAGATATAAAGCGTATTCACATATAGGTTTGGGTATGCAATCATTTAAAAAATTAGATTATCCTATTCATACCTCCTGGATTAAAGGTGCAGGAAATATTAATGCTACCGCTAAAGATTTATACAATTTTATGACAGCTTTGGAAAATGGAACTTTATTAAAACCTTTATATACAGATAAAATATATAGCAATACACAGCCTACTGGATATAATGACACGAGATACGGATTTGGGTGGAGAATTGAAAACAAAGGAGGAGAAAAATGGATTAATCATACAGGTTTACTTCCTGGAACAGCTTCTATTATTGGATTTTTGCCAGAGAAAAATATTAAAATAATTATTTTATCAAATGCAACTACAACAGACCTTATTTCTGAAAGTACTTTTCAAGGAAAAAATCAATTTGTTGATGGAGCTATAATCGATAATCTAATTAAAATAATACAAAACAAAGCCCCAGAATTACTACCTATAGCTGTTAAATCTAAAAACAAAAAAGTAAAAAACTCTAAAAAGACCTACAGCCTTGATAATGAGCACTCATTAATGATTACGAAAGAAGATGATAGCTATTTATTAAAAACAATAGGAGAAGAACCTTGGTCAATTTTTACGTATCAATTTTCAAGAAATGCAGCAAAAAATAATAAAGCAAGTGAAGCCGCTTTATTTTTTGCAAATGCAATGAGCACTCAAAATTTTGAAGGTCTTGCCAAGTATGGAAATGATGAGATGAAAGGGTTTTTAGGTTCTGATCAAGGCGTAAATCAGTTAAAAGGAATGTGGGATTACTTTATCAAACAAGCAGGTACTTTTAAATCGTATAATATTTATAAAATTATAGGAGAAAAGAATAAAAATGTACATGTAAGATTTCATTTTGAAAAAGAAGATGTTGGTTTTGTTTTAGGTCTTAACGCTTCAAATAAAATACAAGGAATGTTTATGGATGATGCTATCAAAACAAGCACCATTGCATCGGTAAAACTAATTCCTATACATGAAAATGAATTTTTTATCAATGGACATCAAAATGAGGGTATGCAAGATTTGAGAATAAAGGTATCTGAAAAAGGAATGATCCTAATAGATGGAAACATAGAGTTCAATGCTCAGATTTTAAAATACTAA
- a CDS encoding LytR/AlgR family response regulator transcription factor, with amino-acid sequence MLNFIIIDDEPLAHEIIEEFCSMIPHIALKHHCYNAMEAMEYLNKNTVDFMFLDINMPKLKGLDFLKTMSNPPKTIVTTAYKEYALEGFELNVVDYLLKPFSFDRLVKAINKVSEMDSSKTIIKEVANTNDKSRFFVKGDKKYHQITLTDLLFIEAYGNYTKLFLKEEMIISHEKISYYEEILEVSQFLRVHKSFIVSIDKIKLIEGNRIIIEDHKIPIGQTYKRNVSELL; translated from the coding sequence ATGCTTAATTTTATTATTATTGATGACGAGCCTTTAGCGCATGAGATTATAGAAGAATTTTGTAGTATGATTCCTCATATTGCGTTAAAACATCATTGTTACAATGCCATGGAAGCCATGGAATATCTTAATAAAAACACTGTTGATTTTATGTTTTTAGATATCAATATGCCAAAATTAAAAGGACTAGATTTTTTAAAAACGATGTCCAATCCACCAAAAACTATTGTTACTACTGCTTATAAAGAATATGCCTTAGAAGGTTTTGAATTGAATGTTGTAGATTATCTTTTAAAGCCTTTTAGTTTTGATCGTTTGGTAAAAGCCATCAATAAAGTTTCAGAGATGGACAGTTCTAAAACTATCATTAAAGAAGTTGCTAACACAAATGATAAGAGTCGTTTTTTTGTAAAAGGTGATAAAAAATACCATCAAATTACTTTAACCGATCTTTTGTTTATTGAAGCTTATGGAAACTATACGAAGTTGTTCTTAAAAGAAGAAATGATTATCAGTCATGAAAAAATATCTTATTATGAAGAAATTTTAGAAGTTTCTCAATTTTTACGGGTTCACAAATCGTTTATCGTTAGTATTGATAAAATTAAACTTATTGAAGGAAATCGAATTATAATAGAAGATCATAAAATCCCTATAGGGCAAACCTATAAAAGAAATGTTAGTGAACTATTATAG
- a CDS encoding sensor histidine kinase, whose product MSIPDNPITIMLLMTFWCGFAYLLLPEFIKKYWKLIAFFYIPLFVYFIYLRLFSGGVESYLIIKEDFPIIIFFIPIPILIIVWVFEQWRWIQNLKSEKSQAELSLLRSQINPHFFFNTLNNLYALTIKQSEKAPEVILKLSDMMRYTIYEGEKEWVTLKDEIQYLENYIELHKIRYKKSVDIQFEKDIDTSLQIAPLLFIILLENTFKHGIETLTENAYIHMSLKEEEASIYFEIENNFDPKEVSNSAGIGLQNLKKRLSLLYPKKHTLVIDKTINTYKTTLKILKHA is encoded by the coding sequence ATGAGTATACCAGATAATCCAATTACCATAATGCTTTTAATGACTTTTTGGTGTGGGTTTGCATATTTATTACTCCCAGAGTTTATAAAAAAGTATTGGAAGCTTATTGCCTTTTTTTACATACCACTATTTGTATATTTCATTTATTTAAGATTATTTTCAGGAGGTGTAGAATCCTATTTAATCATTAAGGAAGACTTTCCAATTATTATATTCTTTATACCCATTCCTATTTTAATTATCGTCTGGGTTTTTGAACAATGGAGATGGATTCAAAATTTAAAATCAGAAAAATCTCAGGCTGAATTGTCTTTACTGAGGTCACAAATTAACCCTCATTTTTTCTTTAATACGTTGAATAATTTATATGCTTTAACCATAAAGCAATCTGAAAAAGCGCCAGAAGTTATCTTAAAGCTATCGGATATGATGCGCTATACCATTTATGAAGGAGAAAAAGAATGGGTAACACTTAAAGATGAAATTCAATATTTAGAAAACTATATCGAATTACATAAGATAAGGTACAAAAAATCAGTCGATATTCAATTTGAAAAAGATATAGATACTAGTTTACAAATAGCTCCACTTTTATTTATCATTTTATTAGAAAATACTTTTAAACACGGCATAGAAACCTTGACAGAAAATGCATATATTCATATGAGTTTAAAAGAAGAGGAAGCATCTATTTATTTTGAAATTGAAAATAATTTTGATCCCAAAGAAGTGTCAAATTCTGCTGGGATAGGATTACAAAATTTAAAAAAGAGATTATCCTTATTGTATCCCAAAAAACATACTCTTGTCATTGATAAAACTATAAATACGTATAAAACAACTTTAAAAATTTTAAAACATGCTTAA
- a CDS encoding serine hydrolase domain-containing protein — translation MKKIIATLLITLSIFSMNAQESIPQQTKIDKIFSRWNAPNSPGGTVGIIKDGKLIFTKGYGMANLDYNIPNDPKTVFSIASTSKQFTAASIIFLSEQGKLSLEDTLMKFFPNFPDYANEVTVQHLLNHTSGIRDYIILARLSGLTVDDYYTNEIVEKLLTNQQELNFTPGDEYLYSNSGYWLLGQIVEKVSGFTLAEFAKKNIFDPLEMKDTHFHDNQNQIVKNRATGYRPDRKGGYYIYNTKLNMIGDGGVITNVNDLAKWDATFYHSNLFNKGFWDKMTENGILNDGSKINYAKGLNINTYKGLKTITHSGGYVGYRTEFIRFPEAQFSVIILANRTDTNPTRMVYMIADLFLEDEYKKENSTQTKKSSPEIKDFKSITLTKKELNAFEGFYWDGKSKMSRELKVRNDTLNYVRNDGSATMMVPISKNKFKLIGPRVPVICEMSSNGNTKEFTLNLPNAAPITYVAYKPITAFSETDLESYSGDYYSKELDAVYTLKTKKDRMLLIVKGNPIGEVKPIMKDVINIRSRQTFEFNKERTAFRLSMLGRVKNIKFVKR, via the coding sequence ATGAAAAAAATAATAGCAACACTACTAATTACATTAAGCATTTTCTCAATGAATGCTCAAGAGTCAATTCCGCAACAAACAAAAATTGATAAGATCTTCTCAAGATGGAATGCTCCAAATTCTCCAGGTGGAACTGTAGGAATCATAAAAGATGGAAAATTGATTTTTACCAAAGGCTACGGAATGGCCAACTTAGATTATAATATCCCAAATGATCCTAAAACTGTTTTTAGTATCGCTTCAACTTCAAAACAATTTACAGCGGCATCTATCATTTTTTTATCAGAACAAGGTAAGTTATCATTGGAAGATACATTGATGAAATTTTTTCCAAATTTTCCAGATTATGCCAACGAAGTTACCGTTCAACACTTATTAAACCATACGAGCGGAATAAGAGATTATATTATCTTGGCAAGACTTTCTGGTTTAACAGTGGATGATTATTATACGAATGAAATCGTAGAGAAATTATTAACAAATCAACAAGAATTAAACTTTACTCCTGGCGATGAATATTTGTATAGTAATTCTGGATATTGGCTACTTGGCCAAATTGTTGAAAAAGTAAGCGGGTTTACATTGGCGGAATTTGCAAAGAAAAATATTTTTGATCCTTTAGAAATGAAGGATACTCATTTTCATGATAATCAGAATCAAATTGTTAAAAACAGAGCAACTGGATATAGACCTGATAGAAAAGGTGGATATTACATATACAATACAAAACTAAATATGATTGGTGATGGAGGTGTAATTACCAATGTAAATGATCTTGCCAAATGGGATGCTACATTCTATCATTCGAATTTATTCAATAAAGGTTTTTGGGATAAAATGACAGAAAATGGAATCTTGAATGATGGCAGTAAGATTAATTACGCAAAAGGCTTAAATATAAATACTTACAAAGGACTTAAAACGATTACTCATAGTGGTGGGTATGTTGGGTACAGAACTGAATTTATACGATTTCCTGAAGCACAATTTTCAGTAATAATTTTAGCAAATAGAACAGACACTAACCCTACAAGAATGGTCTATATGATTGCTGATCTTTTTCTTGAAGATGAATACAAGAAAGAAAATAGCACTCAAACAAAAAAATCTTCTCCCGAAATAAAAGATTTTAAATCCATTACATTAACAAAAAAAGAACTGAATGCCTTTGAAGGATTTTATTGGGATGGTAAGAGTAAAATGAGTCGTGAGCTTAAAGTCCGAAACGATACTCTAAATTATGTAAGAAATGATGGAAGTGCTACTATGATGGTACCAATTTCCAAAAACAAGTTTAAATTGATTGGACCTCGCGTTCCCGTTATTTGTGAAATGAGTTCCAATGGAAACACCAAAGAATTTACACTAAACCTACCCAATGCAGCACCAATAACTTATGTTGCCTATAAACCAATAACTGCATTTAGCGAAACCGACTTAGAAAGTTATTCTGGCGATTACTATAGCAAAGAATTAGATGCTGTGTACACCCTTAAAACTAAAAAAGATCGTATGCTTCTTATTGTGAAAGGCAATCCAATTGGTGAAGTGAAACCAATAATGAAAGATGTAATTAATATTAGATCTAGACAAACATTCGAATTTAATAAAGAGAGAACAGCATTTAGGTTATCAATGTTAGGCAGAGTTAAGAATATAAAGTTTGTGAAAAGATAA
- a CDS encoding ABC transporter ATP-binding protein: MNTLKINNLTKTYPNGVKALNGINLEITNGMFGLLGANGAGKSSLMRTIASLQEPTSGSIEFNSVDIVKQPNEVRKSLGYLPQEFGVYPKISAEKLLDHLAILKGVLNTKDRKEQVSALLQQVNLYQHRKKSVYTFSGGMRQRFGIAQALLGNPQIIIVDEPTAGLDPEESNRFLNLLSEIGENVIVILSTHIVEDVRNLCTKMAILSSGKIISHGNPKDLVASINGKVWTKIIPKSEIEIFKKAFDVISTKLVAGETQIRVLSNNKPEVGFEKITPNLEDFYFATLFYQTNNKA; encoded by the coding sequence ATGAATACATTAAAAATAAATAATTTAACAAAAACATATCCAAACGGTGTTAAGGCATTAAACGGAATTAACTTAGAAATCACAAATGGCATGTTTGGTTTGTTAGGTGCAAATGGCGCAGGAAAATCTTCTTTAATGAGAACCATTGCATCTTTACAAGAACCTACTTCTGGGAGTATAGAATTTAATAGTGTTGACATTGTAAAACAACCCAATGAAGTTAGAAAAAGTTTAGGTTATTTACCACAAGAATTTGGAGTATACCCAAAAATATCTGCTGAGAAATTGTTAGACCATTTAGCTATTTTAAAAGGGGTTTTAAATACAAAAGATCGCAAAGAACAAGTTTCTGCATTATTACAGCAAGTAAATTTATATCAGCATAGAAAAAAATCTGTCTATACTTTTTCTGGCGGAATGCGTCAACGTTTTGGAATTGCACAAGCATTGTTAGGAAATCCACAAATAATAATTGTAGATGAACCCACTGCAGGTTTAGATCCAGAAGAAAGTAATCGTTTTTTGAACCTACTAAGTGAAATAGGGGAAAACGTCATCGTTATCTTATCTACTCACATCGTGGAAGATGTAAGAAACTTGTGCACAAAAATGGCGATTCTGTCAAGTGGTAAAATAATTTCTCACGGTAATCCAAAGGATTTAGTTGCCTCGATTAATGGGAAGGTTTGGACTAAAATTATTCCGAAAAGTGAAATTGAAATTTTCAAGAAAGCTTTTGATGTCATTTCTACCAAGTTAGTAGCAGGAGAGACGCAAATTAGAGTATTGTCAAACAATAAACCTGAAGTTGGATTTGAAAAGATCACTCCAAATTTAGAGGATTTTTATTTTGCTACTTTATTTTATCAAACTAATAATAAAGCCTAA
- a CDS encoding ABC transporter permease/M1 family aminopeptidase: MFKKLLQFEIFYQVKQRAFPLFALLFLALGITIGGQGFAPKGVNFNSAYQIYFYTNIFTIGSVFIIMFFAISAMLRDKQHNMEGLIYSSSIKKAQYFWSRFLGTFIFSVLAFSPFLFGNILGNYFSGLNPERIADFQVMTYLQPWLYIVLPNIFICTTIVFSVSTLTKNNTATYVSAVFVYMLYLVSSIFLNSPLMAQAVPASPESMAIAALADPFGIAAFFEQTQFWTPFQKNTQLLSFSGLFLWNRLVWIFVSLGILLTTYSLFSFRKVSNKVKKELKEKKVNTQFIAYKPMQTLHNFKAQCLAFFSLLKIELTGVFKSLPFIAVMIMWLFFVFSSVYATAVSGQEYGVSVYPFTNQLIELIVNPLKLFSLLLIVFYSSEIVWRERSANFNTILDATPAKNWVFFTSKLTALIILPLLLITSAIIICILFQLSLNFKNFQLDLYASVYYHYGLQLVIFCVIALFVNTLVKSKYLGMGIFGVIVLLTLNSGILGLEHPLTSLDYLPSPQYSNMNGFGGVSNLFDHLALYWFAFGLLLAILSFKIWNRGLVPSFSVKLKQFALYWTKAQKFATATVFVLFLSAGSLVYYNMVSDYETMNEKLEFRKNYELKFKKYSSIDRLIPTSKKTMVDIYPNERRYAVEADYMLKNKSEQPVSEFFITERIPLEYISIENAQLVAHDSIYGTYVFKYNQPLQPNDSVRFTYKLKKEVNGYEQDNSLVNNGTYLNKFVNFEPFVGYTSTLEISNGAERKKRNLPERIEQNNSDAHIVLGDSKYEKVKFETIISTSIDQTAISSGRLISNWSENNRNYFHYKSAEKIIPEIGYFSANYESKKTDYKGILIEQYYDVTHDFNIENIENSVKETLDYCQENFGAYAFDHVRIAEVPSYWPFGGFAHPGVISMVEDRLYLADVRNDETFNLVGKRTIHEVSHQYWGHTLTAKPVAGASLFVEGFAKYTEAVVLQKMYGKSILFTLTENARSRYFSGRTFEGGIEPPVYKVAGQGYISYGKALTVMLGLRDLIGEKQVNKVLKIITDRHRSINKFEATTIELLDEIYKVTSPEQRDLVDDWFKKVITYDLKVDEASYKKLADGTFEVSATINANRFETLDSGEIKEIEMNEPIKIGVFTKHPSKVAKDEQSILYYKSHEISNELTKIKIIVTKKPVFISVDPYGTRLDENLVDNIMSL; this comes from the coding sequence ATGTTTAAGAAATTATTACAATTCGAAATTTTTTATCAAGTAAAGCAACGTGCGTTTCCTTTATTTGCCTTATTGTTTTTAGCTTTGGGAATAACCATTGGAGGACAAGGGTTTGCACCTAAAGGAGTCAATTTTAACTCAGCATATCAAATATATTTTTATACAAATATATTTACTATAGGGAGTGTTTTTATCATCATGTTTTTCGCCATTAGCGCAATGCTGAGAGATAAACAACACAATATGGAAGGGTTAATTTACAGCTCTTCTATTAAAAAAGCACAATACTTCTGGAGTCGATTTTTAGGTACATTTATATTTAGTGTATTGGCTTTTTCACCATTTCTATTCGGGAATATATTGGGAAATTATTTTTCTGGTTTAAATCCTGAGCGTATTGCTGACTTTCAAGTAATGACCTACTTACAGCCTTGGCTATACATTGTATTACCAAATATTTTTATATGTACTACAATCGTATTTTCTGTAAGTACGCTAACCAAAAATAATACAGCGACTTATGTAAGTGCTGTATTTGTGTATATGCTATACCTTGTAAGTTCTATCTTTTTAAACTCCCCTTTAATGGCGCAAGCGGTTCCTGCATCACCAGAAAGCATGGCCATTGCAGCGCTCGCAGATCCTTTTGGAATTGCAGCATTTTTTGAACAAACACAATTTTGGACGCCTTTTCAAAAAAACACACAACTATTGTCTTTTTCTGGATTGTTTTTATGGAATAGACTTGTTTGGATATTTGTGTCATTAGGAATTTTATTAACCACATATAGTCTCTTTTCATTTAGAAAAGTTTCAAACAAAGTAAAAAAGGAGCTTAAAGAGAAAAAGGTAAATACTCAATTCATAGCTTATAAACCTATGCAAACACTACATAATTTTAAAGCGCAGTGTTTAGCATTTTTCTCATTATTAAAAATAGAGTTAACGGGTGTTTTTAAAAGTCTTCCGTTTATAGCTGTTATGATCATGTGGTTGTTTTTTGTGTTTTCTAGTGTTTATGCTACAGCAGTGAGTGGTCAAGAATATGGTGTAAGCGTGTATCCATTTACAAATCAACTTATAGAGTTAATTGTAAATCCATTAAAATTATTTAGTTTACTCTTAATTGTTTTTTATAGTTCAGAAATCGTATGGAGAGAACGTAGTGCCAATTTCAATACTATTTTAGATGCAACTCCAGCGAAAAATTGGGTCTTTTTTACGTCTAAATTAACGGCATTAATAATACTACCACTGCTGTTGATTACATCTGCTATAATAATCTGTATTCTGTTTCAATTAAGTTTAAATTTTAAAAACTTTCAGTTAGACTTGTACGCTTCCGTATATTATCATTATGGATTGCAATTGGTTATATTTTGTGTGATTGCCTTATTCGTCAATACTTTGGTGAAAAGCAAATATTTAGGAATGGGGATTTTTGGGGTAATCGTTCTTTTAACGTTAAATTCTGGTATTCTTGGGCTTGAGCATCCGTTAACAAGCCTTGATTATTTACCTAGTCCACAATACAGCAATATGAATGGGTTTGGTGGAGTTTCAAATCTATTTGATCACTTGGCTTTATACTGGTTTGCTTTCGGTTTACTATTAGCTATATTATCTTTTAAAATATGGAATAGGGGATTAGTCCCTAGTTTTTCTGTCAAACTAAAGCAATTCGCTTTGTATTGGACAAAAGCTCAAAAATTCGCTACTGCTACAGTATTTGTTTTGTTTTTAAGTGCAGGTAGTTTGGTGTATTACAATATGGTTTCAGATTATGAAACTATGAATGAGAAATTAGAATTTAGAAAAAACTATGAACTGAAATTCAAAAAATATAGCAGCATTGATAGATTAATTCCGACTTCAAAAAAGACTATGGTCGATATCTATCCAAATGAAAGAAGGTATGCTGTTGAAGCTGATTATATGCTGAAAAATAAAAGTGAGCAACCAGTATCTGAATTTTTCATTACAGAGAGAATACCATTAGAATATATCTCAATAGAAAATGCACAGTTAGTTGCTCATGATTCTATTTATGGAACATATGTATTCAAGTATAATCAGCCTTTACAGCCAAACGATTCTGTAAGGTTTACTTATAAATTAAAGAAAGAAGTAAATGGCTATGAACAAGATAATTCACTCGTTAATAACGGTACTTATTTGAATAAATTTGTCAATTTCGAACCTTTTGTAGGGTATACATCAACATTAGAAATTTCTAATGGAGCTGAACGTAAAAAAAGAAATTTACCAGAGCGCATTGAACAGAATAATTCAGACGCACATATTGTTTTAGGAGATAGTAAATATGAGAAAGTAAAATTCGAAACTATTATCTCTACTTCTATAGATCAAACGGCAATTAGTTCTGGTCGTTTAATAAGTAATTGGTCGGAAAACAATAGGAATTACTTTCATTATAAATCTGCCGAAAAAATAATACCTGAAATCGGTTATTTTTCTGCAAATTATGAGTCTAAAAAAACGGACTATAAAGGCATTTTAATAGAGCAATATTATGATGTAACTCATGATTTTAATATTGAAAACATTGAAAACAGTGTGAAAGAAACACTAGACTATTGTCAAGAAAATTTTGGAGCCTATGCTTTTGATCATGTAAGAATAGCTGAAGTACCATCTTATTGGCCTTTTGGTGGCTTTGCACATCCAGGAGTTATTAGTATGGTTGAAGACCGATTGTATTTAGCAGATGTTAGAAACGATGAGACCTTCAATTTAGTTGGAAAAAGAACCATTCACGAAGTTTCACATCAGTATTGGGGACATACACTAACTGCAAAACCAGTGGCTGGAGCATCCTTATTTGTGGAAGGTTTTGCAAAATATACAGAAGCTGTTGTACTGCAGAAAATGTATGGAAAAAGCATATTGTTTACCTTGACTGAAAATGCAAGAAGTCGATATTTTTCAGGAAGAACTTTTGAAGGAGGCATTGAACCACCCGTTTATAAAGTTGCAGGACAAGGCTACATTTCTTATGGAAAAGCACTAACAGTTATGCTAGGTTTACGAGATTTAATAGGTGAAAAACAAGTCAATAAAGTATTAAAAATAATTACAGATAGACATCGATCAATAAACAAATTTGAAGCGACCACGATCGAATTATTAGATGAAATTTATAAAGTAACTAGTCCAGAACAAAGAGACTTGGTAGATGATTGGTTTAAAAAAGTAATTACGTACGATTTGAAAGTTGATGAGGCTTCCTATAAAAAATTAGCAGATGGCACTTTTGAAGTTTCAGCCACCATAAATGCGAATCGTTTTGAAACACTGGATAGTGGTGAAATTAAGGAAATTGAAATGAATGAGCCCATTAAAATAGGTGTATTTACCAAACATCCATCAAAAGTTGCTAAAGATGAGCAGTCAATATTATATTACAAATCACATGAGATTTCTAACGAATTGACAAAAATTAAAATCATAGTAACTAAGAAGCCTGTTTTTATTTCTGTAGATCCTTATGGTACAAGATTAGATGAGAATTTAGTGGATAATATAATGAGTTTGTAA
- a CDS encoding GOLPH3/VPS74 family protein yields the protein MTDLNLIDKYLLLALDDEKGSFNSGPFALTYGFAGAIFLELSLRECVSIVDKKVVVNNFKRIDDTFLKKYVDLIKNSNRERSLKYWIQKFGNKERDIKKETLDKLISKGILVKREQKFLWVFNNDKFPTVNTKPENTLRKRLYEIVELHKKPTLEELMLVSLINTCKMDRIVYGKERYKKCKKNIKAIVSDTENNMLSTTMKEIHTQITAMIVVMISASIAATTAAS from the coding sequence ATGACTGATTTAAATTTGATAGATAAATACCTATTACTAGCATTAGATGATGAAAAAGGAAGCTTTAATTCTGGTCCTTTTGCATTGACCTACGGATTTGCTGGAGCAATATTTTTAGAACTTTCCTTAAGAGAGTGTGTCTCTATAGTTGACAAAAAAGTCGTTGTAAATAACTTCAAAAGAATTGATGATACTTTTCTTAAGAAGTATGTAGATCTAATCAAAAACTCAAACAGAGAACGTTCTCTAAAATATTGGATTCAAAAGTTTGGAAACAAAGAACGTGATATTAAAAAGGAAACGCTGGATAAATTAATATCAAAAGGAATTCTAGTTAAAAGAGAACAGAAGTTTTTATGGGTATTTAACAATGATAAATTTCCAACCGTAAATACAAAACCAGAAAATACCTTAAGAAAAAGATTATATGAAATCGTAGAACTTCATAAAAAACCTACGCTAGAGGAACTGATGTTGGTAAGTCTTATAAATACTTGCAAAATGGATAGAATTGTTTACGGAAAAGAACGTTACAAGAAGTGCAAAAAGAATATTAAAGCTATTGTTTCTGATACTGAAAACAATATGTTAAGTACTACTATGAAAGAAATTCATACACAAATAACAGCGATGATTGTGGTAATGATTTCAGCATCAATAGCAGCAACCACAGCGGCTAGTTAG